In Microcoleus sp. bin38.metabat.b11b12b14.051, a single genomic region encodes these proteins:
- a CDS encoding papain-like cysteine protease family protein — protein MVDSTVVRQQSNLSCGPASAEILLKDRGIANIEQDAIENLTGAPTSAEEIANALNELTPATSHQWQAGFIDTSTPLAAFNLLLNTEQSWMAQMKEFGNRVGHMVVVDGLDVTGLVLIRDPWEGTRYKMNIDEFLKVWNQIAVF, from the coding sequence ATTGTTGACTCCACAGTTGTCAGACAGCAAAGTAACCTATCTTGTGGCCCTGCTAGTGCTGAAATACTCCTCAAAGACCGAGGAATTGCTAATATAGAGCAAGACGCTATTGAAAATTTAACAGGAGCACCCACATCGGCCGAAGAAATTGCCAATGCCCTTAACGAACTGACTCCGGCTACTTCTCATCAATGGCAAGCTGGTTTTATTGATACATCAACACCTCTAGCAGCTTTTAACCTGTTATTAAATACTGAACAGTCGTGGATGGCTCAAATGAAAGAATTTGGTAACAGAGTCGGACACATGGTAGTAGTTGACGGTCTCGATGTGACAGGACTTGTTCTAATTCGAGACCCCTGGGAAGGGACAAGGTATAAAATGAATATAGATGAATTTTTAAAGGTTTGGAATCAAATTGCAGTTTTCTGA